The genomic region ttccaagtcatattggaaattcaccagttgcGATTtgctacccatactaattttaattttggagtttccactttaaaaaaaatatttgtagtaTGTTGTATGGCATTTTTGATACCGATGATTAGTgtcgagtcgctcactcgtgaggcacctcatttgtaccactcattttgttaatttgtcgcagtacttcgtaccgcaaaaatgtcttacttcactcctctattcattttacttgattctaaaattatctatctcctaaaagttctattcttaacctccagaattgcactccaattaaatgttactatttatttatttataaaggaagtgttgaatacataaatatgtataaatatgtattaaatatttttatcgccgttggaattaatggaatagtcgacgctgaaaatatgctagtacctcacctcatttgaagtaagacattgtaacacctcattttagaaaatgaggtactcatacaaactcattttaaattgatgtcctacccatcactaccgATGATATGCGTCCCGTGTATATGTATAGAGCTCCGCGTTTTCAATATCTGTAAGTAAGTAACATCCTAAAGATTGTCACAACTATTTTTCTTACCTGAATCTATCGGTTTTCCCTTGAGTTTCTCTCTAATTCTCCTCTGAAGATGTATTCTGTCGGCCTCTGTATAGATGTACCCGGGCACGTCCGCCATTTCCCTCACTGCGTATAAAGCCGACTCGACGTTGATGGTAGGGTTGACGCACCACATGGACTCGAGCAGAACTCGAGCCATGTGCTCGAAGTACTCTGGCACGTTCTCCAGGCAAGGCGTGTAAACCCTGTCGAGGATCCCCTGACAGACTTGCCGGGTCTCTTCCACGTTTCTGCGACAGAGGTTGTACCTGCAAAGAAGTTTGAAAGTTATACGCAGTAATAAAGTTGCAGATAAAATCGAATATCACATAATGGCCTTGGCTACACAAATTGCACACTGGTATctaactaggtacttattgcGAAACGGGGTTAATCACATTTTTCGCAAAATCTGTAGAAATCGTTTTAACATACATCAATACATTATCAACTAGGGAAGAGAAATGGCGTAGATTCAGTGAtggatttgcttgaccagcttacTAAGATATTTCGTGTTTAGATCTTGTTTTTGTGACTTGGGATGGCCAAGTCACAAAAACAAACCATAAGTATTTCCAATTCACCAAGGTAACAAAGAGTCAATTTCGGACTGACCTTTAAGTATTAGGTCCAAGTACCATGGAGAAGACCATGCTACAACCGCAATTCGTTCGTCGTGTGCAGTGAATTGAGAGGCAAATAGCAGATTTAACGGTAGCCTTTAATACAAACGTTAATTTGATTGATAATGTTGTGCTCACCTATCCTGCAGCCCGATCATATGTCCAATGACGGCCCACGTGTGACAGTAGGCGTCCCAGTCGAACTCCTCGGTCTGTCGCACCCCGAACTTGTCCGGCTTGAGAATGGAAAATCCAATGAAGCCGAACTGGGTGAGCGCGATGTCGCGCTGCGAGACCGCCCCCAGGCCCTGCAGCTTGGCGGCGAGCCCGGCCTTCAGGTGGCGGCTGCGGACTGTGTACAGCGACTTCCAAGCCCTAAGAACAAGAAGGAAAAAAATGGGAATCAAAGCTGGACTATTATGAGACCGGCATCATCGATCAGCGCGAAGGcctttttttctaaataaagccTTTAAAAAAAcagattaagagccaacaggagtggtaatttctccatacaaacgtactcgactgtttcctccgtgggttttgaagctagagcaatgattttttcaacacagattaatattgtcaatctctgtgtcggaccgttttgctttatttgatatttttgttttttaaggcgctagagcccttcaaaaatgaccaaaatggcctaattgactatgccgcaatgagaggcgtggtattcaaaaatgatatcaattatccaaaaaagcaaaacggtccgacacagataatttcataataatttagatttccaaatttggttacgattggttaagttttggaggaggaaacagtcgagtacgtaacctcgatttttgagatttttacgcaggatttttcgccttgtccttatcgcactagttttaggagccgcttccgttagcgagacgggtatatttacctaaaatatttaaatctcagctcctgtttcgtcttaatccGACATCGCATCCATCTATGAGGAGGAGAATATCATCTACTTCATTTTCAAGTCAGATGGCAACAGAACTTACGTCGTACCAGGTTTGAGTTCACACTCAAACCAGGAACTGGTGTGTAGAATAGTGGAGAGGTATCGCTTGTAGCTGGTGTACTGCGAGGAGGAGCGGCGCGAGCTGATGAGGATCTTGAGGATGGAGGGCACCGCCAGCACGGCCAGCAGCCCCATCAGCATCGATGACGTCAGCGAGAAGCAGTTGTCCCAGTAGAAGCGGCGGCCTCTGCAAACAATAGGTAGGCACACATATTTTACCGACTTTAAAATTACGAACGGTTTCAATTTTTATGTCCCctaactattttttttgtaaagggTACAAATACGTCAGTTAAGTTGTTAGGTCAGGTTAGAATCTGAAGAAATAAGATAACTTTTTAATGACGATAGTAATGATGAATGCTGTCGGTTCATATTTTGAAAATTGGTAAGAACGGGTCATCGTCAGTCGCTTTTAAATCGTAAAGTCTAATTTATCCCTGACgtaatttatattatcaataaaatatgagtatgagtattttTATTCTACCGTTTTCGTGAGAAGcgaagtttaaataaattattgatttgttttattaagatTATTTTGGGATACCCTTACTAGGGTTCATGTGCCTAAACGTTACCGTGTATCTGTAAAAGTGTAGGTACTCGGATGCAAATAATAACTTGTGAGTGAGCATATAATTAAGTAATGTCTGGGTGACCGAGCAATAACTccgaaatgcgcgttttcccagagataaggcctagctagatcgatttttcgcccccgaaacccccCATATAGCACATTTCTTCGAAATCgttatatacaccgtgtttttagggttccgtagccaaatggcaaaaaacggaacccttatagattcgtcatgtctgtctgtctgtccgtctgtctgtccgtccgtatgtcacagccacttttctccgaaactataagaactatactgttgaaacttggtaagtagatgtattctgtgaaccgcattaagattttcacacaaaaatagaaaaaaaaacaataaatttttggggttccccatacttcgaactgaaactcaaaattttttttttcatcaaacccatacgcgtGGGGTAtcttatctatggataggtcttcaaaaatgatattgaggtttctaatatcattttttcctaaactgaatagtttgcgcgagagacacttccaaagtggtaaaatgtgtgtccccccccctgtaacttctaaaataagagaatgataaaactaaaaaaaatatatgatgtacattgccatgtaaacttccaccgaaaattggtttgaacgagatctagtaagtagtttttttatatacgtcataaatcgcctaaatacggaacccttcatgggcgagtccgactcgcacttggccgcttttttttttatttccgttaaattcaagggtgcattcctgagcttaaatcaagtaactttctcaaagacaccgatattctaattaactccatttcggagataatcaataatttatttttttcctataaggcctctacaagcgtgtacacttgccttagggccggtttacatattgattagtgtttagaatgagttcatacatttgctactaaacttaggtacaatctcggtcgatcgatgttcgaaatgacattgatatttgtttggttgagttaaatgtaatgcccgtgttacaacaacgctatatgctacatttaattagtttttaaacttttttttttgtaaaaaaaaaacaaaaaaaaaaatatttgaaaattaactatgccatttagttctcttaaacgtacttaaccataccccgaagttaacggaattcaataaaaacacggtgtataaatatataaataaataaataaacaagaattgctcgtttaaaggtattagatataaattgaatattattatattatatatgtatcacTGATGATTAGAAAAAGTTAATCGTGGTATTAGATACCATGCTGGTATTATTACCTAAACTGCCTAGTGATAGAAAAGCTTAGGTATctgattaaaatgtaaataaatccaACCTATCATAAAACACGAAATGTATGAGGGCTCATAAAACCACGACTGTACACGTAAATTTAGATCACCCACGCTGATTCAATCCAATACGATTTgattgtttatttatgtatgtatacggAACGCGACAGTTCAAGTATAccaattaagtaggtagtaggtttaGATCATTCAGAAAAAATAACAACATGTGTTGTGTTTGCTAAATATAGTTTTCAAAGTGACTCGGAGCGATGACACCAGATATGCTGTAGGTGTAGGTCGCCTGGTATAATATTAAGGTCAAGTATAAAGACGCGTAGGTAAAATCATAGTAATTAAGTACCCTACTAAATAACACGTATTGCAATTCGTTGCACCTATTCAGCCGGCAAATTGTCTAAAATCGCATGGAATTATCGGCGAGCTCAGTATGATAAGCTGTGACGACTTTTGTTAAGATTCCTTAATGTATTCTTAACAGGCTTTGTGACtggcttaaatatttattaaagtacgttttaatcttttttttcaCTTGCCTTTTCAAGTATGCCAGAGTTTTCGTATAGGTTATGGGCCCAGATAAGGTAACCCAGCGGAgctcaaattttcaaaaaataattaaaattcaaaacggGATATGCCTTAGTTGCCTACTATTGTAACAACAAATGCTACCTCATGAAGTCCATGTttgtttaagaaaaaaaattgtggcggttgatgttgatgatgatgattaaagtTAGGTAATGCTCACTGGTTGTATTTCTTCTCGTCGAACCATTTAGGCAGCTCGAGGTCCAGTTCCTCTAGTTTGACCGAGTCCGATGGAGTCTCGGTAGCCTCCTTGGAGAGGATCCCGTCGATAACCTCTTGTGCTGAAACAAGTTTATTTTTCTCTCATAATTAATCTGGAAGTGGGTTACTATTTATCTATGCAACGGGTTAAAAGTGCGACTGTTAATCTAGTTGTT from Cydia amplana chromosome 19, ilCydAmpl1.1, whole genome shotgun sequence harbors:
- the LOC134656898 gene encoding uncharacterized protein LOC134656898, with the translated sequence MDLSAQEVIDGILSKEATETPSDSVKLEELDLELPKWFDEKKYNQGRRFYWDNCFSLTSSMLMGLLAVLAVPSILKILISSRRSSSQYTSYKRYLSTILHTSSWFECELKPGTTAWKSLYTVRSRHLKAGLAAKLQGLGAVSQRDIALTQFGFIGFSILKPDKFGVRQTEEFDWDAYCHTWAVIGHMIGLQDRYNLCRRNVEETRQVCQGILDRVYTPCLENVPEYFEHMARVLLESMWCVNPTINVESALYAVREMADVPGYIYTEADRIHLQRRIREKLKGKPIDSGVDSCELISAPAVEGLPTRAPRLLRLRDYETIDHAPEYSSLPFWSKYNLNFIYLIMFFHTTFLGRIYFKLNYLYSLWLMKYCPYLAFFKFGIRNSFVNIFTEDPTDDTKPKPNSEYNKPKPPETWSRIILGAFW